Proteins encoded together in one Lutra lutra chromosome 4, mLutLut1.2, whole genome shotgun sequence window:
- the ATXN7L2 gene encoding ataxin-7-like protein 2 isoform X3, whose amino-acid sequence MAVRERAAAAMAALERRVPSLDDFAGQSWSSWVERADLPAADGAELEESNKNTKKLDAMTLIKEDMSIFGHCPAHDDFYLVVCNHCSQVVKPQAFQKHCERRHGPLSKLYARAPPPPPAPASSQKCHVVNGQGPACRAPGSTKTSSREKGQGSRSRGHPPPEKTQKDNLCPHPLSMCSLFVPVVNLEKMSSLPKPDGHGIRVAPPSAFLSQPGGLTKDSPGKNPMAPPSKEPPGRESIEMTPSEGPSHRAEGSPPEKEPGGARLAPKTHRKMARKECDLNRQCGVINPETKKICTRLLTCKIHSVHQRREVQGRAKDFDVLVAELKANSRKGESPKEKSPGRKEPTLERPSQEPPSSVQVVAAAASSSTFSARAKQTYPFCALPRSRASSESELDDEGPCGGDGDPGLFPFPLPRGGAQASSEESEEEGTSDDLHLPPDCHYATRPPRPQAFCTFGSRLVSPGCYVFSRRLDRFCSALSSMLERHLSSHMWKKIPPAAEPPSHFVSSPLSAPLSPSSTGSCSRLPGLPPRPACPASTPPAKDSLVPSYPAGSPSVAAACSQAECMGGAQAITSPLPANTPSPSFSKLPPSKASKSSKGKDGVEVEAPSRKRKLSPGPTTFKRTCILEPSGKGKPSGCRGLSAKTKTALGMGLNGTVGPRVKRAGPLDCRGSLHQPPTPVKASQLDSRGAAGHPAKALPTNCLSEEEVAKKRKNLATYCRPVKAKHCQAGARADAACSVRRKKPGPAMAFEEKCSTLKSKAH is encoded by the exons ATGGCGGTGCGTGAACGCGCGGCGGCAGCAATGGCCGCTCTGGAGCGGCGGGTGCCGAGTCTCGATGACTTCGCGGGACAGAGCTGGAGCTCGTGGGTGGAACGGGCCGACCTGCCCGCGGCCGACG GGGCTGAGCTGGAGGAGAGTAACAAAAACACGAAGAAGTTGGATGCCATGACCCTCATTAAAGAAG ACATGTCCATCTTCGGGCACTGCCCTGCCCATGACGACTTCTATTTGGTTGTGTGTAACCACTGCAGCCAAGTGGTGAAGCCTCAAGCTTTCCAGAAGCACTGCG AAAGAAGACATGGGCCCCTCAGCAAGCTTTACGCccgggccccacccccacctccagcccctgccaGCTCTCAGAAATGCCATGTAGTGAATGGGCAGGGCCCAGCTTGTAGGGCCCCGGGTTCCACCAAAACCTCCTCCAGGGAGAAGGGCCAGGGGTCCCGGAGCCGTGGCCACCCGCCTCCTGagaagacacagaaggacaaCCTCTG cccacaCCCTCTCTCCATGTGTAGCCTTTTCGTGCCTGTGGTGAATTTGGAGAAGATGTCCAGTCTCCCGAAGCCCGATGGACATGGAATCAGGGTGGCCCCGCCCTCTGCTTTCCTCAGCCAGCCTGGTGGCCTCACCAAGGACTCCCCTGGGAAAAACCCCATGGCACCCCCTTCTAAAGAACCTCCGGGGAGAGAGAGCATCGAGATGACCCCCAGCGAGGGCCCCAGTCACCGGGCTGAAGGCAGCCCCCCTGAAAAGGAGCCTGGTGGGGCCAGGCTGGCCCCCAAAACCCATCGGAAGATGGCCC GGAAGGAGTGCGACCTCAACAGGCAGTGTGGGGTAATAAACCCAGAGACCAAAAAGATCTGTACACGCCTGCTGACCTGCAAG ATCCACTCGGTGCACCAGCGCCGGGAGGTCCAGGGCCGAGCCAAGGACTTTGACGTGCTAGTGGCAGAGCTGAAGGCCAATTCCCGCAAAGGGGAATCTCCCAAAGAGAAGAGCCCAGGGCGCAAGGAGCCCACTCTTGAGCgcccctcccaggagcccccctcCTCAGTCCAGGTTGTGGCAGCGGCCGCCTCCAGCAGTACCTTCTCTGCTCGCGCCAAGCAGACCTACCCATTCTGTGCACTGCCCAG GTCCCGGGCCTCCTCTGAGAGTGAGTTGGATGATGAAGGCCCCTGTGGTGGTGATGGGGACCCAGGCCTGttcccctttcccctgccccGGGGTGGGGCCCAGGCCTCCAGCgaggagagtgaggaggaggggaCATCTGACGACCTCCACCTCCCCCCTGACTGCCATTATGCAACCCGGCCCCCGCGGCCACAGGCG TTCTGTACCTTTGGGAGCCGGCTGGTGAGTCCAGGATGCTACGTGTTTAGCCGCCGGCTGGACCGGTTCTGCTCAGCCCTGAGCTCCATGCTGGAACGGCACCTCAGCTCACACATGTGGAA GAAGATCCCACCCGCGGCTGAGCCTCCATCCCACTTTGTCAGCTCCCCACTGTCTGCTCCCCTGAGCCCGTCCTCTACAGGCAGCTGCTCCCGCCTTCCAGGCCTGCCCCCCAGACCTGCCTGCCCAGCCTCCACACCCCCTGCCAAGGACAGCCTGGTCCCCAGCTACCCTGCAGGCTCCCCCAGTGTGGCCGCGGCCTGCAGCCAGGCAGAATGCATGGGGGGGGCCCAGGCCATCACCTCACCACTGCCCGCCAACACGCCATCCCCATCCTTCAGCAAACTCCCGCCTTCGAAGGCCAGCAAGTCGTCCAAAGGCAAGGATGGGGTCGAAGTGGAGGCCCCTTCTCGAAAGCGAAAGTTATCCCCTGGCCCCACCACCTTCAAACGGACCTGCATCCTGGAGccctctggaaaaggcaaacccTCTGGCTGCCGGGGCCTCTCGGCCAAGACTAAAACAGCCCTGGGCATGGGGCTCAATGGGACGGTGGGGCCAAGAGTGAAGCGGGCAGGGCCTCTGGACTGTCGGGGCTCCCTTCATCAACCCCCAACACCCGTCAAGGCTTCTCAGCTGGACAGCCGGGGAGCAGCCGGACACCCAGCCAAGGCCCTGCCCACCAACTGCCTCTCCGAGGAGGAGGTAGCCAAGAAGCGGAAAAACCTGGCCACTTACTGCCGGCCGGTGAAGGCCAAGCACTGCCAGGCCGGTGCCCGTGCCGATGCGGCCTGCTCCGTGCGCCGCAAGAAGCCGGGTCCTGCCATGGCCTTTGAGGAGAAGTGTTCTACACTGAAG TCGAAAGCCCATTAA
- the ATXN7L2 gene encoding ataxin-7-like protein 2 isoform X4: protein MAVRERAAAAMAALERRVPSLDDFAGQSWSSWVERADLPAADGAELEESNKNTKKLDAMTLIKEERRHGPLSKLYARAPPPPPAPASSQKCHVVNGQGPACRAPGSTKTSSREKGQGSRSRGHPPPEKTQKDNLCPHPLSMCSLFVPVVNLEKMSSLPKPDGHGIRVAPPSAFLSQPGGLTKDSPGKNPMAPPSKEPPGRESIEMTPSEGPSHRAEGSPPEKEPGGARLAPKTHRKMARKECDLNRQCGVINPETKKICTRLLTCKIHSVHQRREVQGRAKDFDVLVAELKANSRKGESPKEKSPGRKEPTLERPSQEPPSSVQVVAAAASSSTFSARAKQTYPFCALPRSRASSESELDDEGPCGGDGDPGLFPFPLPRGGAQASSEESEEEGTSDDLHLPPDCHYATRPPRPQAFCTFGSRLVSPGCYVFSRRLDRFCSALSSMLERHLSSHMWKKIPPAAEPPSHFVSSPLSAPLSPSSTGSCSRLPGLPPRPACPASTPPAKDSLVPSYPAGSPSVAAACSQAECMGGAQAITSPLPANTPSPSFSKLPPSKASKSSKGKDGVEVEAPSRKRKLSPGPTTFKRTCILEPSGKGKPSGCRGLSAKTKTALGMGLNGTVGPRVKRAGPLDCRGSLHQPPTPVKASQLDSRGAAGHPAKALPTNCLSEEEVAKKRKNLATYCRPVKAKHCQAGARADAACSVRRKKPGPAMAFEEKCSTLKVPAQLSGEHGQGEIRMDQGRVHSGNPAQRRC from the exons ATGGCGGTGCGTGAACGCGCGGCGGCAGCAATGGCCGCTCTGGAGCGGCGGGTGCCGAGTCTCGATGACTTCGCGGGACAGAGCTGGAGCTCGTGGGTGGAACGGGCCGACCTGCCCGCGGCCGACG GGGCTGAGCTGGAGGAGAGTAACAAAAACACGAAGAAGTTGGATGCCATGACCCTCATTAAAGAAG AAAGAAGACATGGGCCCCTCAGCAAGCTTTACGCccgggccccacccccacctccagcccctgccaGCTCTCAGAAATGCCATGTAGTGAATGGGCAGGGCCCAGCTTGTAGGGCCCCGGGTTCCACCAAAACCTCCTCCAGGGAGAAGGGCCAGGGGTCCCGGAGCCGTGGCCACCCGCCTCCTGagaagacacagaaggacaaCCTCTG cccacaCCCTCTCTCCATGTGTAGCCTTTTCGTGCCTGTGGTGAATTTGGAGAAGATGTCCAGTCTCCCGAAGCCCGATGGACATGGAATCAGGGTGGCCCCGCCCTCTGCTTTCCTCAGCCAGCCTGGTGGCCTCACCAAGGACTCCCCTGGGAAAAACCCCATGGCACCCCCTTCTAAAGAACCTCCGGGGAGAGAGAGCATCGAGATGACCCCCAGCGAGGGCCCCAGTCACCGGGCTGAAGGCAGCCCCCCTGAAAAGGAGCCTGGTGGGGCCAGGCTGGCCCCCAAAACCCATCGGAAGATGGCCC GGAAGGAGTGCGACCTCAACAGGCAGTGTGGGGTAATAAACCCAGAGACCAAAAAGATCTGTACACGCCTGCTGACCTGCAAG ATCCACTCGGTGCACCAGCGCCGGGAGGTCCAGGGCCGAGCCAAGGACTTTGACGTGCTAGTGGCAGAGCTGAAGGCCAATTCCCGCAAAGGGGAATCTCCCAAAGAGAAGAGCCCAGGGCGCAAGGAGCCCACTCTTGAGCgcccctcccaggagcccccctcCTCAGTCCAGGTTGTGGCAGCGGCCGCCTCCAGCAGTACCTTCTCTGCTCGCGCCAAGCAGACCTACCCATTCTGTGCACTGCCCAG GTCCCGGGCCTCCTCTGAGAGTGAGTTGGATGATGAAGGCCCCTGTGGTGGTGATGGGGACCCAGGCCTGttcccctttcccctgccccGGGGTGGGGCCCAGGCCTCCAGCgaggagagtgaggaggaggggaCATCTGACGACCTCCACCTCCCCCCTGACTGCCATTATGCAACCCGGCCCCCGCGGCCACAGGCG TTCTGTACCTTTGGGAGCCGGCTGGTGAGTCCAGGATGCTACGTGTTTAGCCGCCGGCTGGACCGGTTCTGCTCAGCCCTGAGCTCCATGCTGGAACGGCACCTCAGCTCACACATGTGGAA GAAGATCCCACCCGCGGCTGAGCCTCCATCCCACTTTGTCAGCTCCCCACTGTCTGCTCCCCTGAGCCCGTCCTCTACAGGCAGCTGCTCCCGCCTTCCAGGCCTGCCCCCCAGACCTGCCTGCCCAGCCTCCACACCCCCTGCCAAGGACAGCCTGGTCCCCAGCTACCCTGCAGGCTCCCCCAGTGTGGCCGCGGCCTGCAGCCAGGCAGAATGCATGGGGGGGGCCCAGGCCATCACCTCACCACTGCCCGCCAACACGCCATCCCCATCCTTCAGCAAACTCCCGCCTTCGAAGGCCAGCAAGTCGTCCAAAGGCAAGGATGGGGTCGAAGTGGAGGCCCCTTCTCGAAAGCGAAAGTTATCCCCTGGCCCCACCACCTTCAAACGGACCTGCATCCTGGAGccctctggaaaaggcaaacccTCTGGCTGCCGGGGCCTCTCGGCCAAGACTAAAACAGCCCTGGGCATGGGGCTCAATGGGACGGTGGGGCCAAGAGTGAAGCGGGCAGGGCCTCTGGACTGTCGGGGCTCCCTTCATCAACCCCCAACACCCGTCAAGGCTTCTCAGCTGGACAGCCGGGGAGCAGCCGGACACCCAGCCAAGGCCCTGCCCACCAACTGCCTCTCCGAGGAGGAGGTAGCCAAGAAGCGGAAAAACCTGGCCACTTACTGCCGGCCGGTGAAGGCCAAGCACTGCCAGGCCGGTGCCCGTGCCGATGCGGCCTGCTCCGTGCGCCGCAAGAAGCCGGGTCCTGCCATGGCCTTTGAGGAGAAGTGTTCTACACTGAAGGTACCAGCCCAGCTCTCTGgagagcatgggcagggagaGATCAGGATGGACCAGGGTAGAGTGCACAGTGGGAACCCAGCACAGAGAAGGTGCTAA
- the ATXN7L2 gene encoding ataxin-7-like protein 2 isoform X5, which translates to MAVRERAAAAMAALERRVPSLDDFAGQSWSSWVERADLPAADGAELEESNKNTKKLDAMTLIKEDMSIFGHCPAHDDFYLVVCNHCSQVVKPQAFQKHCERRHGPLSKLYARAPPPPPAPASSQKCHVVNGQGPACRAPGSTKTSSREKGQGSRSRGHPPPEKTQKDNLCQPGGLTKDSPGKNPMAPPSKEPPGRESIEMTPSEGPSHRAEGSPPEKEPGGARLAPKTHRKMARKECDLNRQCGVINPETKKICTRLLTCKIHSVHQRREVQGRAKDFDVLVAELKANSRKGESPKEKSPGRKEPTLERPSQEPPSSVQVVAAAASSSTFSARAKQTYPFCALPRSRASSESELDDEGPCGGDGDPGLFPFPLPRGGAQASSEESEEEGTSDDLHLPPDCHYATRPPRPQAFCTFGSRLVSPGCYVFSRRLDRFCSALSSMLERHLSSHMWKKIPPAAEPPSHFVSSPLSAPLSPSSTGSCSRLPGLPPRPACPASTPPAKDSLVPSYPAGSPSVAAACSQAECMGGAQAITSPLPANTPSPSFSKLPPSKASKSSKGKDGVEVEAPSRKRKLSPGPTTFKRTCILEPSGKGKPSGCRGLSAKTKTALGMGLNGTVGPRVKRAGPLDCRGSLHQPPTPVKASQLDSRGAAGHPAKALPTNCLSEEEVAKKRKNLATYCRPVKAKHCQAGARADAACSVRRKKPGPAMAFEEKCSTLKVPAQLSGEHGQGEIRMDQGRVHSGNPAQRRC; encoded by the exons ATGGCGGTGCGTGAACGCGCGGCGGCAGCAATGGCCGCTCTGGAGCGGCGGGTGCCGAGTCTCGATGACTTCGCGGGACAGAGCTGGAGCTCGTGGGTGGAACGGGCCGACCTGCCCGCGGCCGACG GGGCTGAGCTGGAGGAGAGTAACAAAAACACGAAGAAGTTGGATGCCATGACCCTCATTAAAGAAG ACATGTCCATCTTCGGGCACTGCCCTGCCCATGACGACTTCTATTTGGTTGTGTGTAACCACTGCAGCCAAGTGGTGAAGCCTCAAGCTTTCCAGAAGCACTGCG AAAGAAGACATGGGCCCCTCAGCAAGCTTTACGCccgggccccacccccacctccagcccctgccaGCTCTCAGAAATGCCATGTAGTGAATGGGCAGGGCCCAGCTTGTAGGGCCCCGGGTTCCACCAAAACCTCCTCCAGGGAGAAGGGCCAGGGGTCCCGGAGCCGTGGCCACCCGCCTCCTGagaagacacagaaggacaaCCTCTG CCAGCCTGGTGGCCTCACCAAGGACTCCCCTGGGAAAAACCCCATGGCACCCCCTTCTAAAGAACCTCCGGGGAGAGAGAGCATCGAGATGACCCCCAGCGAGGGCCCCAGTCACCGGGCTGAAGGCAGCCCCCCTGAAAAGGAGCCTGGTGGGGCCAGGCTGGCCCCCAAAACCCATCGGAAGATGGCCC GGAAGGAGTGCGACCTCAACAGGCAGTGTGGGGTAATAAACCCAGAGACCAAAAAGATCTGTACACGCCTGCTGACCTGCAAG ATCCACTCGGTGCACCAGCGCCGGGAGGTCCAGGGCCGAGCCAAGGACTTTGACGTGCTAGTGGCAGAGCTGAAGGCCAATTCCCGCAAAGGGGAATCTCCCAAAGAGAAGAGCCCAGGGCGCAAGGAGCCCACTCTTGAGCgcccctcccaggagcccccctcCTCAGTCCAGGTTGTGGCAGCGGCCGCCTCCAGCAGTACCTTCTCTGCTCGCGCCAAGCAGACCTACCCATTCTGTGCACTGCCCAG GTCCCGGGCCTCCTCTGAGAGTGAGTTGGATGATGAAGGCCCCTGTGGTGGTGATGGGGACCCAGGCCTGttcccctttcccctgccccGGGGTGGGGCCCAGGCCTCCAGCgaggagagtgaggaggaggggaCATCTGACGACCTCCACCTCCCCCCTGACTGCCATTATGCAACCCGGCCCCCGCGGCCACAGGCG TTCTGTACCTTTGGGAGCCGGCTGGTGAGTCCAGGATGCTACGTGTTTAGCCGCCGGCTGGACCGGTTCTGCTCAGCCCTGAGCTCCATGCTGGAACGGCACCTCAGCTCACACATGTGGAA GAAGATCCCACCCGCGGCTGAGCCTCCATCCCACTTTGTCAGCTCCCCACTGTCTGCTCCCCTGAGCCCGTCCTCTACAGGCAGCTGCTCCCGCCTTCCAGGCCTGCCCCCCAGACCTGCCTGCCCAGCCTCCACACCCCCTGCCAAGGACAGCCTGGTCCCCAGCTACCCTGCAGGCTCCCCCAGTGTGGCCGCGGCCTGCAGCCAGGCAGAATGCATGGGGGGGGCCCAGGCCATCACCTCACCACTGCCCGCCAACACGCCATCCCCATCCTTCAGCAAACTCCCGCCTTCGAAGGCCAGCAAGTCGTCCAAAGGCAAGGATGGGGTCGAAGTGGAGGCCCCTTCTCGAAAGCGAAAGTTATCCCCTGGCCCCACCACCTTCAAACGGACCTGCATCCTGGAGccctctggaaaaggcaaacccTCTGGCTGCCGGGGCCTCTCGGCCAAGACTAAAACAGCCCTGGGCATGGGGCTCAATGGGACGGTGGGGCCAAGAGTGAAGCGGGCAGGGCCTCTGGACTGTCGGGGCTCCCTTCATCAACCCCCAACACCCGTCAAGGCTTCTCAGCTGGACAGCCGGGGAGCAGCCGGACACCCAGCCAAGGCCCTGCCCACCAACTGCCTCTCCGAGGAGGAGGTAGCCAAGAAGCGGAAAAACCTGGCCACTTACTGCCGGCCGGTGAAGGCCAAGCACTGCCAGGCCGGTGCCCGTGCCGATGCGGCCTGCTCCGTGCGCCGCAAGAAGCCGGGTCCTGCCATGGCCTTTGAGGAGAAGTGTTCTACACTGAAGGTACCAGCCCAGCTCTCTGgagagcatgggcagggagaGATCAGGATGGACCAGGGTAGAGTGCACAGTGGGAACCCAGCACAGAGAAGGTGCTAA
- the ATXN7L2 gene encoding ataxin-7-like protein 2 isoform X2, which yields MAVRERAAAAMAALERRVPSLDDFAGQSWSSWVERADLPAADGAELEESNKNTKKLDAMTLIKEDMSIFGHCPAHDDFYLVVCNHCSQVVKPQAFQKHCERRHGPLSKLYARAPPPPPAPASSQKCHVVNGQGPACRAPGSTKTSSREKGQGSRSRGHPPPEKTQKDNLCLFVPVVNLEKMSSLPKPDGHGIRVAPPSAFLSQPGGLTKDSPGKNPMAPPSKEPPGRESIEMTPSEGPSHRAEGSPPEKEPGGARLAPKTHRKMARKECDLNRQCGVINPETKKICTRLLTCKIHSVHQRREVQGRAKDFDVLVAELKANSRKGESPKEKSPGRKEPTLERPSQEPPSSVQVVAAAASSSTFSARAKQTYPFCALPRSRASSESELDDEGPCGGDGDPGLFPFPLPRGGAQASSEESEEEGTSDDLHLPPDCHYATRPPRPQAFCTFGSRLVSPGCYVFSRRLDRFCSALSSMLERHLSSHMWKKIPPAAEPPSHFVSSPLSAPLSPSSTGSCSRLPGLPPRPACPASTPPAKDSLVPSYPAGSPSVAAACSQAECMGGAQAITSPLPANTPSPSFSKLPPSKASKSSKGKDGVEVEAPSRKRKLSPGPTTFKRTCILEPSGKGKPSGCRGLSAKTKTALGMGLNGTVGPRVKRAGPLDCRGSLHQPPTPVKASQLDSRGAAGHPAKALPTNCLSEEEVAKKRKNLATYCRPVKAKHCQAGARADAACSVRRKKPGPAMAFEEKCSTLKVPAQLSGEHGQGEIRMDQGRVHSGNPAQRRC from the exons ATGGCGGTGCGTGAACGCGCGGCGGCAGCAATGGCCGCTCTGGAGCGGCGGGTGCCGAGTCTCGATGACTTCGCGGGACAGAGCTGGAGCTCGTGGGTGGAACGGGCCGACCTGCCCGCGGCCGACG GGGCTGAGCTGGAGGAGAGTAACAAAAACACGAAGAAGTTGGATGCCATGACCCTCATTAAAGAAG ACATGTCCATCTTCGGGCACTGCCCTGCCCATGACGACTTCTATTTGGTTGTGTGTAACCACTGCAGCCAAGTGGTGAAGCCTCAAGCTTTCCAGAAGCACTGCG AAAGAAGACATGGGCCCCTCAGCAAGCTTTACGCccgggccccacccccacctccagcccctgccaGCTCTCAGAAATGCCATGTAGTGAATGGGCAGGGCCCAGCTTGTAGGGCCCCGGGTTCCACCAAAACCTCCTCCAGGGAGAAGGGCCAGGGGTCCCGGAGCCGTGGCCACCCGCCTCCTGagaagacacagaaggacaaCCTCTG CCTTTTCGTGCCTGTGGTGAATTTGGAGAAGATGTCCAGTCTCCCGAAGCCCGATGGACATGGAATCAGGGTGGCCCCGCCCTCTGCTTTCCTCAGCCAGCCTGGTGGCCTCACCAAGGACTCCCCTGGGAAAAACCCCATGGCACCCCCTTCTAAAGAACCTCCGGGGAGAGAGAGCATCGAGATGACCCCCAGCGAGGGCCCCAGTCACCGGGCTGAAGGCAGCCCCCCTGAAAAGGAGCCTGGTGGGGCCAGGCTGGCCCCCAAAACCCATCGGAAGATGGCCC GGAAGGAGTGCGACCTCAACAGGCAGTGTGGGGTAATAAACCCAGAGACCAAAAAGATCTGTACACGCCTGCTGACCTGCAAG ATCCACTCGGTGCACCAGCGCCGGGAGGTCCAGGGCCGAGCCAAGGACTTTGACGTGCTAGTGGCAGAGCTGAAGGCCAATTCCCGCAAAGGGGAATCTCCCAAAGAGAAGAGCCCAGGGCGCAAGGAGCCCACTCTTGAGCgcccctcccaggagcccccctcCTCAGTCCAGGTTGTGGCAGCGGCCGCCTCCAGCAGTACCTTCTCTGCTCGCGCCAAGCAGACCTACCCATTCTGTGCACTGCCCAG GTCCCGGGCCTCCTCTGAGAGTGAGTTGGATGATGAAGGCCCCTGTGGTGGTGATGGGGACCCAGGCCTGttcccctttcccctgccccGGGGTGGGGCCCAGGCCTCCAGCgaggagagtgaggaggaggggaCATCTGACGACCTCCACCTCCCCCCTGACTGCCATTATGCAACCCGGCCCCCGCGGCCACAGGCG TTCTGTACCTTTGGGAGCCGGCTGGTGAGTCCAGGATGCTACGTGTTTAGCCGCCGGCTGGACCGGTTCTGCTCAGCCCTGAGCTCCATGCTGGAACGGCACCTCAGCTCACACATGTGGAA GAAGATCCCACCCGCGGCTGAGCCTCCATCCCACTTTGTCAGCTCCCCACTGTCTGCTCCCCTGAGCCCGTCCTCTACAGGCAGCTGCTCCCGCCTTCCAGGCCTGCCCCCCAGACCTGCCTGCCCAGCCTCCACACCCCCTGCCAAGGACAGCCTGGTCCCCAGCTACCCTGCAGGCTCCCCCAGTGTGGCCGCGGCCTGCAGCCAGGCAGAATGCATGGGGGGGGCCCAGGCCATCACCTCACCACTGCCCGCCAACACGCCATCCCCATCCTTCAGCAAACTCCCGCCTTCGAAGGCCAGCAAGTCGTCCAAAGGCAAGGATGGGGTCGAAGTGGAGGCCCCTTCTCGAAAGCGAAAGTTATCCCCTGGCCCCACCACCTTCAAACGGACCTGCATCCTGGAGccctctggaaaaggcaaacccTCTGGCTGCCGGGGCCTCTCGGCCAAGACTAAAACAGCCCTGGGCATGGGGCTCAATGGGACGGTGGGGCCAAGAGTGAAGCGGGCAGGGCCTCTGGACTGTCGGGGCTCCCTTCATCAACCCCCAACACCCGTCAAGGCTTCTCAGCTGGACAGCCGGGGAGCAGCCGGACACCCAGCCAAGGCCCTGCCCACCAACTGCCTCTCCGAGGAGGAGGTAGCCAAGAAGCGGAAAAACCTGGCCACTTACTGCCGGCCGGTGAAGGCCAAGCACTGCCAGGCCGGTGCCCGTGCCGATGCGGCCTGCTCCGTGCGCCGCAAGAAGCCGGGTCCTGCCATGGCCTTTGAGGAGAAGTGTTCTACACTGAAGGTACCAGCCCAGCTCTCTGgagagcatgggcagggagaGATCAGGATGGACCAGGGTAGAGTGCACAGTGGGAACCCAGCACAGAGAAGGTGCTAA